TTATGCCGTTAGCAAAGCCATTTGCAAGGTTCATCCCGATTGACCCGGTAAAGGAAGCAAGAATGGCATCTACATTGAGGCGTGGAGGGCTGGAACTGCTCCGAAAGGTAGATCCGTATAATAACTACTATTTTGTCATCCGGGATGAGGAAAGCAGAAAACATCTGCACAATATCAATATTTACAACATGGTAGGGGAGTATTTGCGTGAAACGGAAGGTTTAACCTGTACCGACGGATATTTTGACCGGCACTGGCCGGAACAGTTATGCCGTTTTGATGAAAGTGGAATGTACAAGGATCCAAACTGTCCCATACTTTATGATTTGACCACCCGTTGCCAGATTCAGATCATGCTGGAATACGGGTATAGAGGCAAGTATTTTGAACAAATAGACTTAAGGCTTAAAAAGGCAGGTCTATATACTTTGTTCATGCAGTCTTCCGCCTTTGAACTTCCTTATGGCGGACGTAGCAATCAATTTCTGTTTAATGAAGCCCTGATTGCTGCAAACTGTGAATATGAGGCCAAGAGATATAAAAACCTCGGGGATTTGAAAACTGCCGGAATGTTCAAACGCTGCGGCCATTTAAGTATAAAGGCTATCCAGCGGTGGCTGAAAGAGACAGAGCCGCCGAGGCATATCAAGAATTTTTATCCCCTTGAGTCAAAATACGGCACAGAAGATTATGGATACTATGACAAGTATATGGTGACTCTGGGCTGTTTCATTTACATTGCATTTTTGGCCTCCGACGACAGCATCGAGGAATATCCCTGTCCGGCTGAGACAGGAGGTTATGTTTTTGAAACCTCCAGGGCATTCCACAAGATTTTTGCAAACTGCCGCGGAAATTTCATCGAAATCGATACTGCAGCTGATTTTCACTACGATTCCACCGGTCTCGGAAGATTCCACAAAACCGGATTTCCCACAGAACTTGCACTATCTATGCCCTTCACAGCCACACCGAATTACCGTCTGCCTGACAGATTGCTAAAAAAGAATGCCTCCATATGTCCCGGCTGGGAAAGTGAAGATGGAAAAATACACTACCTTTCTGAACTCAATGAAGGTTTGGAACATCATCTGTCTATAAGTAGTTCCGACACCGAAAAGGTAGTTTTTGCACTGACATATACCGGTGATGTATTTGAAGGCTGCCGGGGAATCAAAGAAAGCTATGTACTGGACGGTGAAGGGATAAGTATTGAAGCCGAACTTATTGAACCGAAGGTTGAAAGGATACATTATGCGGTTCCTTTGTTTGTCACCAACGGAAGAGATAAAGCCAGCCTGGTGAAAGGTGAAGAAAGAATACAGGTGAAGCTTGGGAATGATGTGTACATTGTCAGTTCAGATGGTAGTCTCCACATGGAAGAGGACCTGCTTGGAAACCGTAACGGTGAATACAAGCTGGCGGACCTCCGGTCAGAGAGCAGAAAAATTTATGTCTATTTATCTTTGGAACATGATAATATATAAGCAAGGGAATGGTATAAAATGAAAACATTGGTCACTGTTTGGAATAAAAATTTAAAAAGCTCATTTTTCCGCCTGAGGTAGTAAAAAAGCTTGAAGCACTTTCTGAGATTTACTGGGTGGAGGAAGATAAAAAATATGAAGTGGAGCAGTTGATGGAGGATATTGGCGGTTTCGATGCATGCATTACTTCCTGGGGCTCTCCGAAATTTACTTCCGAGGTGCTGGAGCGTGCTTCAAAGCTTAGGTTTATTGGACATGCTGCGGGTACGGTAATACCGATTGTGGATGAAAGTATATTCAATAAAGGGATTATAGTGTTAGCGGCATAATTAAATTGACCATTTTCGGCGGAGAAATTTGAGCAGGTATTGTATAATATTTGTTTGGTGGCTCCCCCGAAAGGGGAAATTTTTTATGTTGGAGGTAGCGATGCAAACTACGATTAAAACGCTGCACAAAAAAGGGATAAGCCAATCCCAAATCGCAAGAACATTAGGCATAAGTAGAAACACAGTAAGAAAAGTTATTCAAAGTGATGAGAGGGGGGAAACGCAGCTTAAAAAGAAACCACATCCATCCATGTTGGATGAGTATCGGGAGTATATTGAAATTCAGTTAAACAAAGGCCTATCAAGACAACGCATATACCAGGATCTGATCCGTGAATTTAACTACCAGGGGAGTTACACCACCGTTAAAGATTATGCCCGTAAAATATTAGGAAATACCCAGAAGTCATATATGGTCCTCATAGCACTGCCTGGCGAAGAAGCACAGGTAGACTTCGGATACATTGGCACAATCAAAGTTAATGGGAAGCCTAAAAAAGCATGGGTATTCATAATGTCTTTAAGTTACTCCAGATACATGTATGCCAGCATTGTATTTGACCAGTCGGTGAAGTCCTTCATACAAGCACATATTGATGCATTCCACTTCTTTGGAGGAGTTCCGGAGACTGTTAAGATTGATAACCTCAAAGCAGCTGTAGTAGAAGCAGACTTTTACGAGCCTGTGCTTCAACGTACCTATGCCGCATTTGCTGCACACTATGGTTTCTACGCTCAGCCATGTAGGGTTTATACTCCTACAGACAAAGGGAAGGTAGAGTCCAATGTCAAATATGTGAAGGACAACTGCTTCAAAGGAAGGGATTTTAAGGATATCGAAGATGCCAGGGCTTTCTTAAAGACATGGATATCGAATATTGCCAACAAGCGCATACATGGTACTACAAAGAAGGTGCCTGCAGAGCTGTTTGAAGCGGAAGAAAAACGTAAACTTTTAAAGCTGCCTACAGAAGACTTCATCTTTTCGAAGACGACTCGTGCAGTTGTTAATCCTAATTGTCATATTGCATATGGAGGAAATTACTACTCCGTTCCCCATGCATATGTCGGAATGGAGGTCGATGTAGTTGAAATCAATAACTTACTCAAGGTGTTTTTCAAAAACGAAGAAATTGCCCTTCATAACCTTTGCCAAGGGCTGAAGGGCCAATACATAACAAATACATCACATTATCCTGAATCCAAGAATATTACATCTGAGCAGATTTTGTCAAGACAAGAACTTGAAATGCGGCAGATTGGTACATATGCGCTGGAATTTTTCTATGCTTTCCGCCGTAAAGCAATATCAGGTAAGTTCATTCATCATAATATTTCTGGAGTTTTGGCGCTTAGAAAGAAATATGAAAACAATGTTATCGACCAAGCCTGCCGTCGAGCACTTTACTACAACTCAATCACTTATGGTACAGTAAAAAAAATATGTGAGCGTGGCCTTATTGGATTGCCAGTGGATGATAGAAATGATGGTATTGCAGCAGCAGATAATGAGCCAACGGAGATAACCAGAGATTTGTCTCAGTACGACCAGATGGCGGTTTTGGGGGTGATTGGACATGAATGATGCACTCCAAGGTAAACTCAAGAAGCTGCATTTTTCAGGGATCATCAAAACAGCAGACATGCGAATAGAACAGGCCATACGAGAAAAGCTAGCATACCAGGAGTTCTTAGAAATCTTGATCAACGACGAATTACTGAACCGGGCAAACAACGGAAACCATAAGCGGTTACAGAAGGCAAAGTTCCCACAGCATAAAACCATGGAAGAATTTAATTTCAACTATCAACCAAGTATTAACCGTCAGACTATTTATCATCTGGGTACCTGCGAGTTCATACGAAAGAAAGAGAATATTGCATTTATTGGACCTCCCGGAACCGGTAAAACCCACTTAGCAATTGCAATTGGAGTCAAGGCTGTTACACAAGGGTACACTGTGCTTTTTGCCACTTTGAATGATATGCTGGAAGATCTGTATATGTCACGGGCTGATAATTCATTTCAGCAACGACTAAGAAAATATGTACAGCCTGATCTGCTTATTGTGGACGAGCTTGGGCTCCGCAAATTAAATCAAACAAGTGTGGACGATTTTTATGAAGTAATTGCTAAACGATATGAGCAGCGTTCCACCATAATCACTTCTAACAAAACATTTGAGGAATGGGGTAAGATACTCTTTGACCCGGTTCTGGCTACAGCTATTTTAGATAGGTTTGTCCATCACTGTAATTTCATTGTGATTAATGGAGACAGCTATCGAATGCGAGAACGTGAAGGCTTTACATCCCATACAGTCAAGCGTGGAAGGCCCAGAAAATCAGCAACTATGGAAGCCACTAAGGATGATGCTGTAGAAGATGATACAGAGTCTATAGACTAATTAGAATAACTGTCCGTAAAAAAACTAAAGTGAGATCAGTCTCCGCCCGAAACTGCTCTCACTTTTCCGCCCATAAAATTTAATATCATAGTGCTTATTAGCCTGCTCAAATTTCTCCGCCTTTTTTGCACATTTTTTATTGACAACAACATTATAGTGGCAAATGCTAATTCAGCTTTGGCAAAATCCACCGCTGAGGTCACGGTGGCGTTGATGCTGGCAGGTTCATGGGATATGCATGGATTTATTGTACAGATGAAG
This DNA window, taken from Clostridiaceae bacterium, encodes the following:
- a CDS encoding IS21 family transposase translates to MQTTIKTLHKKGISQSQIARTLGISRNTVRKVIQSDERGETQLKKKPHPSMLDEYREYIEIQLNKGLSRQRIYQDLIREFNYQGSYTTVKDYARKILGNTQKSYMVLIALPGEEAQVDFGYIGTIKVNGKPKKAWVFIMSLSYSRYMYASIVFDQSVKSFIQAHIDAFHFFGGVPETVKIDNLKAAVVEADFYEPVLQRTYAAFAAHYGFYAQPCRVYTPTDKGKVESNVKYVKDNCFKGRDFKDIEDARAFLKTWISNIANKRIHGTTKKVPAELFEAEEKRKLLKLPTEDFIFSKTTRAVVNPNCHIAYGGNYYSVPHAYVGMEVDVVEINNLLKVFFKNEEIALHNLCQGLKGQYITNTSHYPESKNITSEQILSRQELEMRQIGTYALEFFYAFRRKAISGKFIHHNISGVLALRKKYENNVIDQACRRALYYNSITYGTVKKICERGLIGLPVDDRNDGIAAADNEPTEITRDLSQYDQMAVLGVIGHE
- a CDS encoding ATP-binding protein; the encoded protein is MNDALQGKLKKLHFSGIIKTADMRIEQAIREKLAYQEFLEILINDELLNRANNGNHKRLQKAKFPQHKTMEEFNFNYQPSINRQTIYHLGTCEFIRKKENIAFIGPPGTGKTHLAIAIGVKAVTQGYTVLFATLNDMLEDLYMSRADNSFQQRLRKYVQPDLLIVDELGLRKLNQTSVDDFYEVIAKRYEQRSTIITSNKTFEEWGKILFDPVLATAILDRFVHHCNFIVINGDSYRMREREGFTSHTVKRGRPRKSATMEATKDDAVEDDTESID